The genomic DNA GCCAGGGCAGAAGCTCCCCGGGAAGGTCCGTTTCTTTCAAAATGTTTGCGGTTGCGTCGCCGTTTAGAATGTGCAGCATTTACTTTAGGATTACTAGACCAGTGATACTAATTAACGTTCAAAAACTAATTGGCATTTTGTTTGCCGGTATGCTGAATAGTCATTAAAGTCATTGCATAGTCATTTGGTCATTAAGCAATGACAATAAATGACTTAATGACAACTACTGACGCTCGAAACCAGGCTTTTGTCATTCATATCTGGTTTATTCCTATATGCATTATTATTTAGGAATCAAAGTGGAGTGCTAACCACACCGTTTTTTGTTTTTCGTCCGTCCACTCGAGGCGGTGCTTTTTATGTGCCGGAATCAGGAGATGATCGCCCGGCGTCAATTCAATGACTTCACTTTCGTTTTCAAAGCGGAGGCCGGCTTTGCCTTTGAGTAAAACAACCCACTCGTCCTTTTCTTGATCGTACCAGTCGTTTTCAGGAGTTGCTTGACCGGAGGAAAGAATCCGTTCTAGTTTAAAACGGTTGTTCTCAAGCAGGGTTTCAAAAATCTCCTCGGGAAACGATTCAGGGATGTTTGAGAAAAGGTTTTGTTTAATTGAGTTCATAGATTCACAAATCGGTAGTTGCACAACTATGGTCGCGTCTTTGCGAGGCGTTCCTTCGACTGGCTCAGGACAAGCTTTTGCCGAAGCAATCCCAAGCCTGTCTAATCTGTAGATTGCTTCGCTGAGAAACGCTCGCAAAGACAAATAGACATAGTAATTATTCTTTCTTATCTAATTTCAAAGCGACAGAATTTATGCAGTAGCGTTTGCCCGTTGGCCCGGGGCCGTCGTCAAAAATGTGGCCGAGGTGAGCATCACATGCTTGGCATAGGACTTCGGTTCTGCGCATGAAG from candidate division KSB1 bacterium includes the following:
- a CDS encoding cupin domain-containing protein yields the protein MNSIKQNLFSNIPESFPEEIFETLLENNRFKLERILSSGQATPENDWYDQEKDEWVVLLKGKAGLRFENESEVIELTPGDHLLIPAHKKHRLEWTDEKQKTVWLALHFDS